The Thunnus maccoyii chromosome 15, fThuMac1.1, whole genome shotgun sequence DNA segment ACTTTATAAAAGAAGAGACATTTAAGTTAAGAAGTGTTTTGACTGTTCAAGATATAAAGCCAGTACAATGAAGCAGAAACCTGATCCCTGTAGGTAGAACAGAAAAGTCCTGCCAAGAAGGACTGATGATGTAATGATTTCATAAGCaagtatattatatttatttctttttggtttttgtctgTAACCTCTGCCGTccttgtgtatttgtgttgtttttatttggtctgttttttttttcttttgtaattaaaaagggaaaaaaagttagaaaagaTAAGCTTCTCAGTGAAAGGCAGCTCTGCTAATTTTTTCATAAATGAAACTCTTTCATAGATTAACTTCTTACAATCTTTCCCCCTGACTAATTCCTCCTTCCCTTCtgctcccttttctttttcttccttttttaaaatgttttcgTATCTTTTAGTATtcttaatgttatttatttacattttcagtttttttatctACTTATTCCTAATTATGTGTATGCTTTGTATATTTGAAATATCCATACACACTATAATTACTAGTAGTATTGTTATTTTCTATATGGAGACGATGTTTtggtgttgatgttgttgttgttgtcgggCCCCTCTCTGAGGCCCCTGGATATTCCTGTCATAACAAAAAGGGGAAATACTTGTAATTTTACACTTCTGTTCCCTTTTTTTGTATCCCTAATAAAAAGattaatgatattaaaaaaatactggaatAAGGCTTGCATACCTCTACAGTACTGACATAatgatataatattcatattccgtatgatgtttttgtttattttatttatttatttaaaagagaTATCATGTATCTCACAACAAAACGTTTTCTCCCATTGTTGACGTTTTGCTGGACCGACTTTAACCGAAGAAGGAAGCGCGTGACAGTGAACGCTGTCTCGCGCGCGTCCCATGTGTACTCGCGGACAACCATCGCGGTCCGTCAAACCGAGGAGCTTCATCTCGTGTCTGCGTGCGACAGTCCCGGTGCTGCTGCGGGGAAATGGATCATTAACAAAtatcaaatgtattttcttcctCATGTTTTGGACATTATGAACTTTTCTCGGTTAAATGAGCCGGCAGGAGTAGGATATGGGCAAATTCCAGTCCAAACTTGGTGAGACATTTTATTAGgctacatcatattttatatgaaagAGTTTGTGAGTAGTATTAGattcacttttctctctttttttttcgaAAGCTTCGAAACGCAGACAGAGTCCTGAAGGTAAGACAGTCAACATGAGACATTGtataaacagtttattttatttgtaaatgtgtttatcgATTTATTCTTATTCTCTGCAGGTGGGAGTTTGGCGTCCAGTGTGTTAACCTGTCAGAGGGAGCTGGAGCACATCCACACTCACAAAAACGATCTGACAGAGgtatttatatacttttttttttttttttatcatttattcttGTTTATGTCAGATTTGAGTAAGTCTCCTCAGCTCTGGAGGGATTTTATCTGCTCAAATTATGGTTCAGATGCTGtttgtaattaaataaaacaatttcttttagttttattcACATAATGTATCTATTTTATGCCTAGAATGTCAAATTTCAGGAGAAAGAGTTTAAAATATACTAGATCTCAGCCTCAGCCTTAAAAAGAAACCATGTACAATTTATGTGAAGTTGTAGAATGTAAACTCCTTGTTAGGttgttaaaatcaccaaattcaaatacaaaaacaacaaggacAAGACGTGAGTGTCATAGCAGCAACTCTGTGATTTTGTAGTTTGCTTCATAATGGACTAAACATATATAAAAGCAGGTTAAACTGAGCCCGAGCCttgttactttttattttccctGTCGCACAAAAAAGATCTCAGGATGATGATGTTGGTTACAGGCTTGAAGAAGGATGGTGATAATCACAGCTACAAGATATTAGATATTGATGTTGACTGAGAGATGTGCGGaacattataaattaataatatcTATAACAACTCACGCGTATTTAAGGGCAGATTTCACCATCACAACATCCCCATTAGCGCATGAGAGTTTTACATTAAACTCGTGGAGGTCTGTTCCTAAACTacagaaattttttttaaaaaatacagacacatgAGGAGCCTCCTCATACTGGCTTTTTGTAGAGCCACCAGCTTCTTCTCAGTGAAGCCAGTTTTGGGACAAACAGTGTTTGCTCACATCACATCCAGGAGACATAAAAGGTGTTTGGAGGTACAGTCGTATATTTATTCTTCCgcccttcctcctccatctctatAAAGAGACTTCCAAGTCTGTGAAGTGCAACACAGCCACCCCCTCCGAACAGCGAGGTCTTTATACCCgactgcactgaaaaaaaaaaaattccacatcTGGTACTGCTTTCCTTCTCCAGCAACAGACAGCCAGACAGACTGCGGCGTGGGGAGGGGTGTTTGGTTGTGTAAATGGCATTACATGTAGACCATTGGCATTAATGAAGCAGACACGTTTGGGGCTTGGATTTATAATCCAGAGAGATTGTCTCTAAGAGCTGTTGACTGTCAAACACTCGTCTAATAAGTGTAAACATACTGATTAAATCTGTGTAACCAGATTTTATGGTTAAAGTAAATCATTGAAATTTTATGTACATCCAAAGAATAGTAAATTCACTTATCCACCGGTTCTAATaagtaaaaatgtgataaaCAGTCAACATGCCAATTTCATTTTTCCACAGCTTGTTTGAGGTCTTAAACGTCTCTGGGCAGAGTTGCTGAAGTCATGAGATATACCGTCAGTTTGGTTGTTTTGAGTTTATTAAGTGTTAGAAAGCGAGAATATATTTGTACGATGGAAAAAGGCATCGACTCTGCCAACTTGTTTAAAAGAGTTGCGGTGGTGGAGTTTCTGTGCTCATTAATTGCAAAGCAGAGCGCTTCCTGCAATTAGATATAATGACACCAACTGCTGTAAACTGTGTGTAAATGGCAGAGTCTAATTGTGTGACACATTTTATGTTGCTATCTGACAGATTTTGGTGTTACACAAACTCGATGGCATTAAATCTTGCCCGTAACTTTAtgtttaaagaagaagaagaagaaactaaCTGACTAAACGATGATAGATATAGAGGTTTTTTTCGTACTGTTGAAGACACTGTGGGTTAAACCTGAAGACACACTCAGACtcattaaatacatgtttatatatttaccCGTCATAACACCAGCGACTCACGCTCAGGTGTCGACAACATCACTTTCTAAAGAAACACAGAACTGTTTGCTTTGGTGTGACCTTTGGATtgagcatatgtgtgtgtgagttctgTGTAAATATTGTAACATTCAAGAGCAAACATCACAAGCAGAGGTTTGTAATCTCTTCACGTGTTCTCCTCATATTGTCTGACATAACTAACGACTAAGAGTGCTTAGTCTGACTCTTATAAGCACTAACAGAAGTGTATTATTTAGTTTGGGCAGGGAATCCACCCTTCAGTCCACATGTGTAAAGTGTTGGCTTCTGAGATgataaaatgtgtaatttggGGCTCAAACCTCCCTACAAGCCAGTTATAAAACAAGGAAACCTGATTTATTTGGTTAAATTCCTCATTTACTTGAAAACCCATCCAGAAGTTTTCTTGTTGGTGTGATAAAAGAGAATTTTTATGCATCTTGAGCATTCGATTGTTAAAGGTTTTCTGTACTGTTCTTTTATAATTAATGTAAATTTTACAGTGAACTGTTTAGTCTAGACTTGAGTCTAATGTAATTGCAGAGCACTTCCTGCAATTAGATTTTCCAGGCTGATATAATGACACCAACTGCTGTAAACTGTGTGTAAATGGCAAATTCTCATTGTGTgacacattttatattgttttctgaAAGCTTTTGGTGCTACAAAAACTCCATGGTTTTTTCAAAGTCATTGCTGCTTATTGATATTATTTGGAGACCAAACGCAGACATCATCAGAGCAAGGTGTTGCATCTGACCAGTCAGATCATTGGTAAAAAGGCGCTTCTTGATGCTAAATTATGTATTCTGAACACTTACCCAAAGGGTATTGTAACCTCAGAAAATACAAGGTCTCTACTGATAATCTGTTTCTTAGAAGCAAAACAATGTGCAGTATAGCATGTtcatggaaaaaacaaataagctgctgaaagaaaaagaaaatatatgttACTTTGCAAAAAACAAGCTTGTCAAGTTGGAACATTTTCTACATCTTTCTGGATAACAATGATATGCTTACTGCTTTGATTGAGTGACTTGATTATGACTAAGGCCGCTGTACTTTAAAGAGatgtgtccaaaaaaaaaaaaagaagtttccTATCTCGGTATCAAGTTATCAGAAATCCTGTTTGACCGTCTTGCCGAGATAAAGGCAGCCACTGTTCTGCCAACTCCGGAAACTTGTGTGTGATATATCAGGATATCAGAATGGATGAGTAGATGATTGACTTTCTCCTACCTGCATCCTCATCCTTCTTCCACCTCTCACACTCGTTTGTTGGAAATCTAATCCGGCACCAGAAGCTTCACAGTAGGCAGAGCATAGCGGGAAGATAAAAGAGGGCGTAGAGAGAGATCGGctgtggtttgtgttttgtgtatgtgggtgtgagGGTACTGCAATTAGTGTGACGCTagtgatggatggatgtgttGCGAGATAAGAAATGGAGTAGATGAAGTATGTTTAATCAGATGTTTTAATCATAGAGGGAGTGTTGTTTTATAGTGCTTTCAGGTTTTATAGTTAACTAAATCCTTTGAAAATTGTCTGCATCTGATTTTTGATAGGGGAGTCATTTGGAGTAACACTGAATATATGCTGGTGGTAAAAGCTCTGTTTCCTTCTCCtgagattttgtcatttcaaataaatccggttttatgattttacatttaataatcaTGTGAAAGTTGATGTGGATGGAAAAGGTCAAGATGTCAACAAGATGATGCTCCTTTTCTGCTTCATTgctctgtttatattttttttttttctgtgtgtgtttgaatgtgttaaGTCAATTCATAAAGATTAACTTCACTGCTTCATTTTTTGATCAGGGTGATTGAGGTTGGAAATGACTTTGTTGATTTAAACTGAAGTAGAGTTGGTGACTGTTTGCTAGAAAAACTAACACAAAACCACAGATGTTTAAGGATTGCTCAACATTGCTCACATCTGCAGATCAATCACTGTACTCACGGGACGTGAAAATAACTTAATTGCTTCCTCTTGCATGTGTGTTCTCTGGTAATTTACAGTTTTCTCAGGACGTGTGCAGAGAATTGAGGAGAAACTCAAAGCTTGATCATAACTGCCACCTCAAGGGTGAGTAGACACTCAGAAACTGACAAACACTACTTACTGTATTTACTTACCAATCACTTAACAATCATTGTGTAGATTCTGATGCATCAGCAGAAACATTAGAGTTGTGATACAGAAGTTTTAATACATCAGGGAATAGTGAAAGTATCCacatctgttttatatttgtgtgggAAAGCTTCAACCTTCAGATGTGCAGCTTTCAGTTAGTGCtcagtttccctctgctgtcAGACATTCATTGAAAAAGAGCCTATCACCGTgaataaattcattaaaaacatgcagcatGTTAACATAATAAAGATTATAGTTACTCTAAACTGTGAGTCCATTGAATGAAGACATACATGGTCCAACTCTGTGTGTTTAGTGGTTCTGCCAACAGAGAAGGGATCTGATCGGGACAACAGCATTCACTCCCCAATAAATAAACAGACGAAGAAGAGAAACAGCCATGTTGGTGTGAGTATCATCCTGTGATAGCTCCTACAAATAGACTCTGGATGAAACAGTATTTGCTTATAAATCAGTTTCGTAATTTCTAAACAACGTGGAGTATGAGATGGGTGGGATTTTTCTTTGTCAGGACCATACTGTCTATGCTCAGGACAGTTAACACACTGATTGTCTTCTTCTGTTATGAGTTATGcttgtgattttttaaattgcacTCTTTGCAAAGTCTGAAACTATTTAATTACCAGTTTTGAAGGCCCTCAGGGTCACTCATACAACACATAAATGATTTTATAAAATCATAAATTTAATTCTACCTACTGTCCTACATAACTGCAGTTAAATGTTTATTGCAGTAGCTTTAAGTATCTTGTTTTCTTCACATGATGAAAACATACAGGACACAGAGTTGCTTGAGGACGACTCCCTGGAGGAGTGGGTTTTCACGCTGTACAACTTTGACAACAGTGGCAAGGTCACCAAAGAGGTACTTTTTTCATGCATATTGTTTTAAGTAAGTACTATTTTAAGTTTGTGGCTTTGcacacagtgtgtatgtatgtgttctGCAGGACATGTCCAGCCTGATACACTCCATGTATGAAGCTCTAGAGGCATCAGTGAAGCCACCTCATGGTGGCACCAGAGCACTGAAGATCAAGCTAGTTGTAACTCCATCAGCTAATAAACACAAGACAGGTGCGGCTCCAGAAACCATAGACATAATTTGTGGGACAAACACTGAAGACAGCAGTGGGATTGAATTTAATACCAAATCACTGCATCTGTTGTGATGATAATATCCATCTCATTGAAAAAAGgagcagagaagcagcagagTGCGTCTCAGGAGGCTAGAAGTCCAGTAAGGAGAGTCTATTGTGTGGATGAAAATATAGAGCGCAGAAACCACTACCTGGATCTCGCTGGCATTGAAAACTATACCTCCAAGTTTGACAATACAGGTATGTTAACTCCTCTTTTCctgttgatattttttcatCTGGAAGTACATAAAATTGAAATCATCTTTGCCTCCTTTTTTCCAGAATCACCCTATCAGGAGCCCAGACAGGGTGTTCACTCAGTTCTCCAGCACCATCCTGTGGTGGTTAGAGAGAACTGCATCTCCCCTGGGTCTCCCAGAGGCCTCTCTGTCCTTCATTCCCTGAAAGGCAAAGCAGTGTCGGCGGGGAGAGACAGGAATGGCGTAGAGGGAAAGTCCTGCAGGTTACATGGACAACATCCTGCTTCATGGTGTCAGCCTCCAGCTCATACTCACCTGCAGCGTTCCCACAGCAGGAGGCTTCGCACCAGGTTACAAGATGCCACCTCGCCCtttaaagacagagaaatattTAACCTTCAGCCCTCCTGTGGAGCCTCAGCCCCTCTGGCCAAGAGACATGAgcaccatcaccaccatgagcaccatcatcatcaccatcaccactaCCACCCTTCATAAATGCATTTAAGACACATATGGGGCTGGATTTAAGCTTAGGTGAGAAGAGATGAGGTAGTCTCATAACAcaaaaatctgtcttttctttcttagGACACTAAAATGATGAatatatacatgaatatataGTATTTTGTTTATCCTGACATGGTCACATATTTGCTTTCTGGCCAAATATGTGCATCACTGAACAAATATTTCAATACAATAGATGGTTTCACAGTTTATTGTTCATGTTACAATTACAATCTAAAAAGTCTATGCTTTGTTTTCTCACCATGTCTTTATTTTATGCTTGTTAGTGACAACAACTACTCAACAACAGCAAGACGTTCAGCAGAAGTAACATTTCCTTGGacataaaaacagctgtttatactATATACTCTGCATTCATTTTTGGGCAcaactattgtttttttaaaatatttttttatatcagaGGAAAGAGACATAATGTCACATTGTTACAGTATATGTTCAGCATAGTAGGGATAACCGGAAACATTCACCAATGTTTATACAGGAAGGAAAGGCAGAGATAGCAATGTCTCCTTTGACAGAAGCTTCAGTAGACCATAATACACTTCAACCACATGACATGTTGCTTTTTAGAGTGACAAAATGTCTACTCTATAAATAAGTAAGGCAGGTTGAGGAAAGGGATTATACCAAAGAGCAAGTAACAGCATTTTATCACAAAATAATTTCTGGAACGCCCTAAACATGCAAACTGTCAATATCTCAGCCCCAGAGGGAGgactgttttatttctgctctcacaacatttatttctgttgtccCTGCAACTCATTGTGTGTAGTGAGGTCCTCTCAAAGAGGTGTTTGTGAATAGTGACAAGTTTGCCAATAGCATTTCAAATGTTGTCCTACTTAGCTCTCTGGTGAAAGTTGCAAATAGACACTGTGCCCGACGAAGGACGTGAGACAGCTGTTTCTATAAATAACCTCCACCCACTTACCTACCACGAGACCCCCTTGCCTTGTTCCTGCCCCACCACAGCAAGCCTGGTCCCAGACAAATGCAAAACACCCAGACAGACAGCAACAGAGGATATCAacaaagcagcaacagcagaggaGGCAAAACACTGATACGCAGAGCTGTTTGACAGCAGCTCTCATCAACAACCAAGAAACTCACAGACCTCACAGACCTACAACAACCAGGCATAAAACCTGGAGCCATGAAGTCACTGCGATTCTTTGCAGCTGAAGCCTTCATCCAAAGTGGATCAAGTGCGATGGAGAATCTCAACTGTGTGCCTTTTAACCTATACCCACTTCTCTTCAAGTCCTGCTACCTCCATGAGCAGGCTGATATGCTGCATGCTTTGGTCCAGGCATGGCCTCTACCTGAGCTCAACCTACAAAGACTCCTGGGAAAGACAGTTGACTGTCAGATGGACCTCACCTCCCTCACCTGCCGGCTTTGTCTGAAGGCAATTCTGACTGGCTTAAAGGTATTTAAATGGTCTTATACATTCATGTTATGCTCCTCATAtacttattaattattatatacTTGTATTTTCCTTTGCATGCACTTTGCAAGTGCTGATCGTTTCTGTCTTGATGGCTTAAACATGCCCTCTTTGGCTAGTTATTTGCTTAAACATGATCATAAGTTGTTATGGGAGTGCcatataatttcatttcattttctaaagGAGTATGTGCTGTCTCCTCCATCAACTTATGCCAAGAACCTCCATGTGGTGGATCTGACTGCCCTGAAGGATGTCGAGCACCAGGTGTGCCCCTGCCAGTCCACTCTGGGTCGATGGGCAAGAACCCAGCTCCTAACCCAAATGTGTTATGAAACCATGGTGGCCATGCAAGCCATCAGTGT contains these protein-coding regions:
- the LOC121913066 gene encoding naked cuticle-like protein 3 translates to MGKFQSKLASKRRQSPEGGSLASSVLTCQRELEHIHTHKNDLTEFSQDVCRELRRNSKLDHNCHLKVVLPTEKGSDRDNSIHSPINKQTKKRNSHVGDTELLEDDSLEEWVFTLYNFDNSGKVTKEDMSSLIHSMYEALEASVKPPHGGTRALKIKLVVTPSANKHKTGAEKQQSASQEARSPVRRVYCVDENIERRNHYLDLAGIENYTSKFDNTESPYQEPRQGVHSVLQHHPVVVRENCISPGSPRGLSVLHSLKGKAVSAGRDRNGVEGKSCRLHGQHPASWCQPPAHTHLQRSHSRRLRTRLQDATSPFKDREIFNLQPSCGASAPLAKRHEHHHHHEHHHHHHHHYHPS